One segment of Variovorax sp. PAMC28562 DNA contains the following:
- a CDS encoding Na+/H+ antiporter subunit E, translated as MKRWLPSPPLSLALFIVWLLLNQSMDSSTLLLAAILSIAVPLLTRSLRPATVRMRRPGIALMLVGRVMDDLSVSAWTVARMLLTRRTADIHSAFVKVPLQMRDPNGLAVLAMILCLTPGTAWAELSFDSSVLLIHVFNVDDEAAFVAQVQQRYERPLMEIFES; from the coding sequence ATGAAGCGCTGGCTGCCCTCCCCGCCGCTGTCGCTCGCGCTCTTCATCGTGTGGCTGCTGCTCAACCAGTCGATGGATTCCTCGACGCTGTTGCTTGCCGCCATCCTGTCGATCGCGGTGCCGCTGCTCACGCGCAGCCTGCGCCCCGCCACTGTGCGCATGCGACGGCCCGGCATCGCGCTGATGCTCGTCGGGCGCGTCATGGACGACCTGTCGGTGTCGGCATGGACGGTCGCTCGCATGCTGCTCACCCGCCGCACCGCAGACATCCACTCTGCATTCGTCAAGGTGCCGCTGCAGATGCGCGACCCCAACGGCCTGGCAGTGCTGGCGATGATCCTGTGCCTGACGCCCGGTACTGCGTGGGCCGAGTTGTCGTTCGACAGCTCCGTGCTGCTGATCCACGTTTTCAATGTCGACGACGAGGCCGCATTCGTCGCGCAAGTGCAGCAAAGGTACGAGCGCCCCCTCATGGAGATTTTCGAATCATGA
- the mnhG gene encoding monovalent cation/H(+) antiporter subunit G: MNDAFLGGPLPLWAEIVTAVFVVVGAAFAAIGSFGLVRLPTFFRRIHAPTIGATLGVWCMTIATIVYFSVQGGKLFLHALLIAVFVALTAPVTTIFLMRAALFRERQKGGDVPPASKRD; this comes from the coding sequence ATGAACGACGCTTTTCTCGGCGGCCCGTTGCCGCTTTGGGCAGAGATCGTCACCGCGGTGTTCGTGGTGGTCGGCGCCGCCTTTGCCGCCATCGGTTCATTCGGGCTGGTGCGCCTGCCGACTTTCTTCAGGCGCATCCATGCGCCAACCATCGGCGCCACGCTGGGCGTGTGGTGCATGACGATCGCGACGATCGTCTACTTCTCGGTGCAGGGCGGCAAATTGTTCTTGCACGCTCTTCTCATCGCAGTTTTCGTCGCGCTGACAGCACCGGTGACGACGATATTTTTGATGCGGGCGGCCCTGTTCAGAGAGCGGCAAAAAGGGGGCGATGTTCCGCCGGCGTCGAAACGCGATTAA
- a CDS encoding K+/H+ antiporter subunit F encodes MTPVLLWALKLALLLLAVAMLCALARLTIGPTAQDRITALDCLYINGMLMMLVLGIVYASNVYFEAALLIALFGFVGSTALAKFLLRGEVIE; translated from the coding sequence ATGACGCCGGTGCTGCTCTGGGCGCTCAAGCTGGCACTGCTGCTGCTGGCGGTCGCGATGCTGTGCGCGCTCGCCCGCCTGACGATCGGTCCCACCGCTCAGGACCGCATCACCGCGCTCGACTGTCTCTACATCAACGGCATGCTGATGATGCTGGTGCTCGGCATCGTGTACGCCAGCAATGTGTACTTCGAGGCGGCGCTGCTGATCGCGCTGTTCGGCTTCGTCGGCTCGACGGCGTTGGCCAAGTTTTTGTTGCGTGGCGAGGTGATCGAATGA
- a CDS encoding monovalent cation/H+ antiporter subunit D, with protein MPHLVAVPILVPMFTAALMLLLGEQRRRLKSALSVISGLVGLLAALALLRWVNAPDTGTGPGSIGVYLPGNWKAPFGIVLVADRLSTMMVALTGVIAFAASIYSTSRWDRAGVHFHPLLQLQLMGLNGAFLTGDLFNLFVFFEVMLAASYGLLLHGSGRLRVQAGLHYIAINLAASSLFLVGAAMLYGATGTLNMADLGMRIAQIAPADRGLVHAAAAILATAFFAKAGAWPLNFWLVPAYSAAVSPVGAVFALLTKLCIYTVLRLWTTLFAPDTGLSAQFGQDVLITVGLMTLFVGALGIVGTQRLSNLAGYSVLISAGTLLAAVGLGDPAVWAGALYYLVSSTLAVSAFFLLIDMIERWRNAGASIAPHEQSGHAPFLAEDLKPLADVNLDDEQQALYGRAIPAGIAFLGLSFMACTLLLAGLPPLSGFVGKFAMLSGLLDAPVVTASGIAFMVLLIASGFLTLLALSRAGIRHFWTQVHATMPALPALEVLPVAALLVAAAAWTIAANPVMHHAIETANGLRTAKAYRHAVMNARQVANPAPKRAAAALGPVSGEVVR; from the coding sequence ATGCCGCACCTGGTCGCTGTGCCGATCCTGGTGCCGATGTTCACCGCCGCGCTCATGCTGCTGCTGGGCGAACAGCGGCGACGGCTCAAGTCCGCGTTGAGCGTGATCTCCGGCTTGGTCGGCCTGCTGGCGGCGCTGGCGTTGTTGCGCTGGGTCAACGCGCCCGACACCGGCACCGGGCCGGGCTCCATCGGCGTCTACCTGCCCGGTAACTGGAAGGCGCCCTTCGGCATCGTGCTGGTGGCTGACCGGCTCTCCACCATGATGGTGGCACTCACCGGTGTGATCGCTTTCGCGGCATCGATCTATTCGACCTCGCGATGGGACCGTGCCGGCGTGCACTTTCATCCCTTGCTGCAACTGCAGTTAATGGGCCTGAATGGCGCGTTCCTCACCGGCGACCTGTTCAACCTCTTCGTCTTCTTCGAGGTGATGCTGGCGGCGTCGTACGGCTTGCTGCTGCACGGCTCGGGCAGATTGCGGGTGCAGGCAGGCCTGCATTACATCGCGATCAACCTCGCGGCGTCGTCGCTGTTCCTCGTCGGCGCAGCGATGCTCTACGGCGCGACCGGCACCCTGAACATGGCCGACCTCGGCATGCGCATCGCGCAGATCGCTCCGGCTGATCGCGGCCTGGTCCATGCGGCAGCGGCCATTCTGGCGACGGCCTTCTTCGCCAAGGCCGGCGCGTGGCCACTCAACTTCTGGCTGGTGCCGGCATACAGCGCCGCCGTGTCGCCGGTCGGCGCCGTGTTTGCATTGCTCACCAAGCTCTGCATCTACACCGTGCTGCGCTTGTGGACGACGCTCTTCGCGCCCGACACCGGCCTGTCCGCGCAGTTCGGCCAGGACGTTCTCATCACCGTCGGCCTCATGACGCTGTTCGTCGGCGCGCTCGGCATTGTCGGCACGCAGCGCCTGTCGAACCTCGCCGGCTACAGCGTGTTGATCTCCGCCGGCACGCTGCTCGCTGCGGTCGGACTGGGCGACCCTGCCGTGTGGGCAGGCGCGCTGTACTACCTGGTGAGTTCGACGCTCGCGGTCAGCGCATTCTTCCTGCTGATCGACATGATCGAGCGCTGGCGCAATGCCGGTGCCAGCATCGCGCCCCACGAGCAGTCGGGCCATGCACCTTTCCTTGCCGAGGACTTGAAACCACTCGCCGACGTTAACCTCGACGACGAGCAGCAGGCGCTCTACGGCCGCGCCATTCCTGCCGGCATCGCGTTCCTGGGGCTGAGCTTCATGGCCTGCACGCTGCTGCTGGCCGGGTTGCCACCGTTGTCCGGATTCGTCGGCAAGTTCGCGATGCTGTCGGGCCTGCTCGATGCACCGGTGGTGACAGCCTCCGGCATCGCCTTCATGGTGCTGCTGATCGCCTCAGGCTTCCTGACGTTGCTCGCGTTGAGCCGTGCCGGCATACGACATTTCTGGACACAGGTGCACGCGACCATGCCCGCGTTGCCCGCGCTCGAAGTGTTGCCCGTCGCGGCGCTGCTCGTCGCTGCCGCGGCCTGGACGATCGCCGCCAACCCGGTCATGCACCACGCGATTGAAACCGCCAATGGGTTGCGCACGGCCAAGGCCTACCGGCACGCGGTGATGAACGCGCGGCAGGTTGCCAATCCAGCACCCAAACGTGCAGCCGCCGCGCTGGGCCCAGTTTCTGGTGAGGTCGTGCGATGA